A region from the Sorex araneus isolate mSorAra2 chromosome 6, mSorAra2.pri, whole genome shotgun sequence genome encodes:
- the INTS5 gene encoding integrator complex subunit 5 gives MSALCDPPGAPGPPGPAPATHPGPAPLSAQELSQEIKAFLTGVDPILGHQLSAREHARCGLLLLRSLPPARAAVLDHLRGVFDESVRAHLATLDESPLPGPPHLRPPPPSHVPAGGPGLEDVVQEVQQVLSEFIRANPKAWAPVISAWSIDLMGQLSSTYSGQHQRVPHATGSLNELLQLWMGCRATRTLMDIYVQCLSALIGSCPDACVDALLDTSVQHSPHFDWVVAHIGSSFPGTIISRVLSCGLKDFCVHGGAGGGAGGSGGSSSQNPSADPFPGSPAVPGEKRVPKIASVVGILGHLASRHGDSIRRELLRMFHDSLAAGTGGRSGDPTLQATVPFLLQLAVMSPALLGTVSSELVDCLKPPAVLSQLQQHLQGFPREELDNMLNLAVHLVSQASGPGAYRLLQFLVDTAMPASVITTQGLAVPDTVREACDRLIQLLLLHLQKLVHHRGGSPGEGVLGPPPLPRPVPFLDALRNHVGELCGETLRLERKRFLWLHQLVGLLSVYTRPSCGPDALGHLLSRARSPEELSLATQLYAGLVVSLSGLLPLAFRSCLARVHAGTLQPPFTARFLRNLALLVGWEQQGGEGPAALGARFGESASAHLSDLAPLLLHPEEEVAEAAASLLAICPFPPESLSPSQLLGLVRAGVHRFFTSLRLHGPPGVAAASQLLTRLSQTSPAGLKTVLQLLVEGALHRGNTELFGGEADGDDETLSAVSAPLTSASLLDTNRRHTAAVPGPGGIWSVFHAGVIGRGLKPPKCVQARNQHEVIYNTQSLLSLLVHCCSAPGGTECGGCWGAPALSPEAAKAVAVTLVESVCPDAAGAELAWPPEEHARATVERDLRIGRRFREQPLLFELLKLVAAAPPALCYCSVLLRGLLAALLGHWEASRHPDTTHSPWHLEASCTLVAVMAEGSLLPPALGNMHEIFSQLAPFEVRLLLLSVWGFLREHGPLPQKFIFQSERGRFIRDFSREGGGEGGAHLAVLHSVLHRNIDRLGLFSGRFQAPSSTALRQGT, from the exons ATGTCCGCGTTGTGCGACCCTCCCGGGGCCCCAGGGCCTCCCGGGCCCGCCCCGGCCACCCACCCCGGTCCCGCGCCGCTCAG CGCCCAGGAGCTGTCCCAGGAAATCAAGGCCTTTCTGACCGGCGTGGACCCCATTCTGGGCCACCAGCTCTCCGCCCGGGAACATGCTCGTTGtggtctcctcctcctccgctcTTTGCCACCTGCTCGGGCTGCCGTGCTCGACCACTTGCGAGGGGTCTTTGATGAGAGTGTCCGGGCCCACCTGGCCACCCTGGATGAAAGCCCCCTGCCTGGGCCCCCTCACCTCCGCCCACCGCCACCCTCCCACGTCCCTGCGGGGGGACCTGGCCTAGAGGACGTGGTACAGGAAGTGCAGCAGGTACTGTCCGAGTTCATCCGGGCCAACCCCAAGGCCTGGGCACCGGTGATCAGTGCATGGTCCATTGACCTCATGGGGCAGCTGAGCAGCACGTATTCAGGGCAGCACCAGCGTGTGCCCCATGCCACGGGCTCTCTGAACGAATTGCTGCAGCTGTGGATGGGCTGTCGGGCCACCCGCACGCTGATGGACATCTACGTGCAGTGCCTCTCGGCGCTCATTGGGAGTTGCCCAGATGCCTGCGTGGATGCCCTGCTGGATACGTCCGTCCAGCACTCCCCACACTTTGATTGGGTCGTGGCACACATCGGCTCCTCTTTCCCCGGCACCATCATCTCCCGAGTTCTCTCCTGTGGCCTCAAGGACTTCTGCGTGCACGGTGGGGCTGGAGGTGGCGCTGGTGGCAGCGGCGGAAGCTCGTCTCAGAACCCCTCTGCAGACCCCTTCCCTGGATCGCCTGCTGTCCCTGGGGAGAAACGGGTGCCCAAGATCGCCTCGGTGGTAGGCATCCTAGGGCACCTGGCCTCCCGCCACGGCGACAGCATCCGACGGGAGCTCCTGCGCATGTTCCACGATAGCCTGGCTGCGGGCACGGGGGGCCGCAGTGGGGACCCCACCCTTCAGGCCACTGTTCCCTTCCTGCTCCAGCTAGCGGTCATGTCACCCGCTCTGCTGGGCACGGTCTCCAGCGAGCTGGTGGACTGCCTGAAGCCCCCGGCCGTGCTGAGCCAGCTGCAGCAGCACCTGCAGGGCTTCCCCCGAGAGGAGCTGGACAACATGCTGAACCTGGCCGTGCACCTGGTGAGCCAGGCCTCGGGGCCCGGGGCCTACCGCCTGCTCCAGTTCCTGGTGGACACAGCCATGCCCGCCTCCGTCATCACCACCCAGGGCCTGGCGGTGCCGGACACGGTACGCGAGGCCTGCGACCGGCTGATCCAGCTGCTGCTGCTCCACCTGCAAAAACTGGTTCATCACCGGGGCGGGTCTCCTGGGGAAGGGGTGCTCggcccgcccccactcccccggCCCGTGCCCTTTCTCGACGCCCTGCGGAACCACGTGGGCGAGCTCTGCGGAGAGACCCTGCGGTTGGAACGGAAGCGATTCCTCTGGCTGCACCAGCTTGTGGGGCTACTCTCTGTCTACACCCGGCCTAGCTGTGGACCTGACGCCTTGGGCCATCTTCTGAGCCGGGCCCGGAGCCCTGAAGAATTGAGCTTGGCCACGCAGTTATACGCAGGGCTGGTGGTCAGTCTCTCGGGCCTTCTGCCCCTGGCCTTCCGAAGCTGCCTGGCTCGGGTGCACGCGGGAACCTTACAGCCTCCCTTCACGGCCCGGTTTCTCCGCAACCTGGCACTGCTCGTGGGGTGGGAGCAGCAGGGCGGCGAGGGCCCTGCTGCCCTGGGGGCGCGATTTGGGGAGTCGGCCTCGGCCCACCTGTCTGACCTGGCTCCTCTCCTCCTGCATCCCGAGGAAGAAGTAGCGGAAGCAGCTGCCTCCCTCCTGGCCATTTGTCCCTTTCCTCCGGAatccctgtccccctcccaaCTCCTGGGGCTGGTGAGAGCTGGGGTGCATCGCTTCTTTACCTCTCTCAGACTGCACGGCCCCCCGGGCGTGGCCGCAGCCTCCCAGCTCCTCACCCGCCTCTCTCAGACCTCCCCGGCGGGCCTCAAGACTGTCCTGCAGCTGCTCGTTGAGGGAGCCTTGCACCGGGGCAACACGGAACTGTTCGGAGGGGAAGCCGATGGGGACGACGAGACACTCTCTGCCGTCTCGGCTCCTTTGACTTCCGCCTCCCTGTTGGACACAAACCGGCGTCACACTGCGGCGGTGCCAGGCCCCGGAGGCATTTGGTCTGTTTTCCACGCCGGAGTCATCGGCCGGGGCCTCAAGCCACCCAAGTGTGTGCAGGCGCGCAACCAGCACGAAGTGATCTACAACACCCAGAGCCTCCTCAGTCTCCTGGTGCACTGCTGCAGTGCCCCCGGGGGCACGGaatgtgggggctgctggggagcgcctgccctgagcccagaggccgCCAAAGCAGTGGCAGTGACCTTGGTGGAGAGCGTGTGCCCCGACGCAGCTGGGGCCGAGCTAGCCTGGCCCCCTGAGGAGCACGCCCGGGCCACCGTGGAGCGGGATCTCCGCATTGGCCGGCGCTTCAGGGAGCAGCCCCTGCTCTTCGAGCTGCTGAAGCTGGTAGCCGCCGCTCCGCCTgccctgtgctactgctctgtGCTGCTGCGCGGGCTGCTGGCTGCCCTCCTGGGCCACTGGGAAGCCTCCCGCCATCCTGATACAACCCACTCCCCCTGGCACCTGGAGGCATCCTGCACCCTGGTGGCTGTCATGGCCGAGGGGAGCCTCCTGCCACCAGCCCTGGGCAACATGCACGAGATATTTAGCCAGCTGGCACCTTTCGAAGTGCGGCTGCTGCTGCTCAGTGTCTGGGGGTTCCTCCGGGAGCATGGACCCTTGCCCCAGAAGTTCATCTTCCAGTCTGAGCGTGGCCGCTTCATCCGGGACTTCTCCAGGGAGGGAGGCGGTGAGGGAGGAGCCCATCTGGCCGTCCTGCACAGTGTCCTCCACCGCAACATCGATCGCCTGGGCCTTTTCTCTGGTCGATTCCAGGCGCCTTCATCCACTGCCCTTCGGCAAGGGACATAG